The genome window GCTTTTTTGCGATATATTTGCCACTACGCTCTGAACCATGGAAACAACCAACGAGAACATTGAAATAACGGCGCGTCCGCCTTTTTTTAAAACCGCCCTCGAAAAGGCTGCTGTTGTTACCGGCGTGCTCATTGCTTTTACCATGATTTTGTACTTGCTCGAACTGCATCACAACAGATGGGTTGCTTCCACCTCGTTCATCCTGATGCTGGTTTTGGTCTTTTCGTTTGGTAGAAGCTATGCCCTGAGTGCGCGCAAAGAGGTATTCACCTACGGACAGGCTTTCCGGTTTCTGATGGCCATCTTCTTCCTGTCGGCCCTGATGAGTGCGGTGTTCAACTACATCTACTTTCTGTACATCGCCCCCGAAACCATTGATATGGCCATCGAAGAGGCTTATGAGAACCTGATGAAGTCGGGCATGAGCGAAGAAAAAGCCATGGAAATCATGGGCATGCAGATGATGTGGATGAATCCCTTGAGCTTTGCGGCCACTGCAGCCATCTCCACCGTGCTCTTTGGAATGCTGTTATCTTTGATCATGGCAGTATTCATCAAGCAAGAACCCAAATCGCTGTAATGGTAAATAAACCGCAGATAACCGTGTTGGTGCCGCTGTTTAACGAGGCGGAGTCCTTGCCTGAGTTGGTGGAGTGGATAGACAAGGTGATGCGCCAGCACAACTTCAGCTACGAGGTTCTGCTGGTGGACGACGGCAGCTCAGACGAAAGCTGGAGTGTGATTCAGCAACTCAAAATGCGATTTTCGGCTATTCGCGGAATACGTTTTCAACGCAACTACGGAAAAGCTGCTGCCCTCAACGTGGGCTTTGCCAATGCCCGTGGCGAAGTGGTGATTACCATGGACGCCGATTTGCAGGATTCACCCGATGAAATTCCTGAGCTTTACCGCATGATTCACGACCAGGGCTTTGATTTGGTTTCCGGTTGGAAGAGAAAACGCTACGACCCGATTTCCAAAACGCTCCCCACCAAGCTCTACAACTGGGCCACACGAAAAATGTCGGGCATTCACCTGCACGATTTCAATTGCGGATTGAAAGCCTACCGCAATGTGGTGGTGAAAAATGTGGAGGTTCACGGCGACATGCATCGGTATATTCCTGTGCTGGCCAAGCGCGAAGGATTTTCGCGCATTGGCGAGAAAGTAGTAGCGCATCAGGCGCGAAAATACGGCACCAGCAAATTCGGAATGGAGCGATTTATCAATGGCTTTCTCGATTTGCTCACCGTTTCGTTTGTGTCTCGCTTTGGCAAAAAGCCCATGCACCTGTTCGGCACCATCGGAACCCTCAGCTTTTTAGTGGGTTTTGTTCTGTTTGCGGTCATCGGAGGAAGCAAGTTGTGGAGCATGGTTCAGGGCAATCCGGGCCGGAACATCGCAGAGCTTTCACACTTTTACATTGCGCTCACAGCCATGATTATGGGAACCCAGCTTTTTTTGGCCGGTTTTATCGCAGAAATGGTGGCCCGAAACGCCCCCAACCGCAACAACTACAAGATTGCCGAAACCATTGACGTTTCAGCCTCCGATCACTCCGCTTCCGATTAGCTCCTCGCCGTTATACCAGGCCGCAAACTGACCCCGGGCCACCCCGCGCTGCGTGTGTTCAAACACGATGTACATGCCCTCCTCACGGCAGTAGAGGTGCGCGCGCTCCAGGGGCTGTCGATAGCGGATTCGGCAATCGTAGGTGCGCGATTCGCCGGGCCTCAGAGCCAAATCGGGCCGTATCCAGTGCACATCTCCGGCCGGTACAAAAAGTCCGCGACGATAAAGCCCGGGGTGTTGATCGCTCTGCCCGGTGTAGATGACATTCAGCCCGGTATCGGTGTCAATCACAAACAGGGGCTCGGCCTTACCGCCTACAGCCAAGCCTTTGCGCTGACCGATGGTGAAGTAATGCGCACCGCTGTGTTCGCCTACCACCTCGCCGTCTTCGGGTACGTACTTCCACGGTTCAACAGCCTGAAGCAATTGCTCATCACCCAGGGTTTGCCAGTTTCCGTTTACCGAAATGTTGTACTGCGGGTGCGAGGCCATCACCTCAATGATGTTGCCTTTTTTGGGTTGAAGTTGTTGTTGCAGAAACTCGGGCAAACGCACCTTGCCCACAAAGCAAAGCCCCTGCGAATCTTTTTTCTCAGCGGTTTCCAGTTGAAGCGAACGGGCAATGTCGCGCACCTCAGATTTCATGAGATGCCCAATGGGAAAAAGTGCGCGCGAGAGTTGCTCCTGGCTGAGCTGACACAAAAAATAACTCTGATCCTTGTTGGGGTCTTTTCCTGCAAGCAAACGATACACCTTGTTGCCGTTGAGCTCGGTTTCTTCGCGGCGGCAATAGTGGCCCGTGGCGATGTAGTCGGCGCCGAGCTGCCCGGCCGCTTTCAAGAATGGGTCGAACTTGATTTCGCGGTTGCAAAGCACGTCGGGGTTGGGAGTTCGCCCGGCTTCGTATTCGGCAAACATGTAATCCACAATGCGCGATTTGTACTCCTCGCTCAAATCAATGACCTGAAAAGGAATGCCCAGACGCTGTGCCACGAGCATGGCGTCGTTGCTGTCTTCAATCCACGGACAGCTTTTGGAGATGGTTACATCATCGTTGTGCCAGTTGCGCATAAATAACCCAATCACCTCATAGCCTTGTTCCTGAAGCAAATATGCAGCAACACTCGAGTCCACACCTCCCGATAAACCAACCACCACGCGTTTCATACTGCAAAGATACGCAACGGCGCGGGGTTGAAATCTTTGCTGCCAAAGCCGTCCAATAACTCACCGGAGAAACGTTTCTTTGTGAGCCATGGGGCGCAAAGTCATCATCATCGGTCCGGCATACCCGCTGCGGGGAGGCATTGCCAATTTCAACGAGGCGCTTTACAGGGCCTACGAGAAGGCTGGTGCATCGGTGCAAATTGTTTCTTTTTCAGTTCAGTATCCCTCCATTCTCTTTCCGGGTAAAAGCCAGGTAGAGTCAGATTCCCGTCCGGAACCCGGTTTGCGGATTCAGTCCTTGATTCACTCCCTGAATCCTGCCACATGGCTGCGTACGGCTCGCTACATCAATAAGCAAAAGCCTGATTACGTGGTGGTGCGCTTCTGGCTGCCTTTTATGGCCATGTCGCTCGGCTCGGTCCTCCGGTTCCTGAAAAAGGATATCCGCATCATTGCCTTGGTTGATAATGCCATTCCGCACGAAAAAAGACCCGGCGACGGACTGCTTACACGCTACTTTATGTCTCGTCCGCAGGGCTTCGTTACCATGTCGAAATCGGTGTTGAATGACCTGAGTCGTTTTACAAAATCAAGTAACAAGTGTTTTATTCCCCACCCGGTGTACGATATTTACGGCGAGCCTGTGCCGATGAAAGAGGCCAGAGATACACTGGGCCTTAGCCAGGAGGATAAGGTGCTTTTGTTCTTTGGATTTGTGCGCAAGTACAAAGGCTTGAATTTGCTGCTGGATGCCATGGCAGACCCCCGCCTCGAAGCCATGAATGTAAAACTGATCGTGGCCGGAGAGTTTTACGAGCACTCAGGTGTGTATCTCAATCAAATTGAACAAAACAATCTCACCGAA of Cryomorphaceae bacterium contains these proteins:
- a CDS encoding DUF4199 domain-containing protein, which encodes METTNENIEITARPPFFKTALEKAAVVTGVLIAFTMILYLLELHHNRWVASTSFILMLVLVFSFGRSYALSARKEVFTYGQAFRFLMAIFFLSALMSAVFNYIYFLYIAPETIDMAIEEAYENLMKSGMSEEKAMEIMGMQMMWMNPLSFAATAAISTVLFGMLLSLIMAVFIKQEPKSL
- a CDS encoding glycosyltransferase, with product MVNKPQITVLVPLFNEAESLPELVEWIDKVMRQHNFSYEVLLVDDGSSDESWSVIQQLKMRFSAIRGIRFQRNYGKAAALNVGFANARGEVVITMDADLQDSPDEIPELYRMIHDQGFDLVSGWKRKRYDPISKTLPTKLYNWATRKMSGIHLHDFNCGLKAYRNVVVKNVEVHGDMHRYIPVLAKREGFSRIGEKVVAHQARKYGTSKFGMERFINGFLDLLTVSFVSRFGKKPMHLFGTIGTLSFLVGFVLFAVIGGSKLWSMVQGNPGRNIAELSHFYIALTAMIMGTQLFLAGFIAEMVARNAPNRNNYKIAETIDVSASDHSASD
- the mnmA gene encoding tRNA 2-thiouridine(34) synthase MnmA, producing the protein MKRVVVGLSGGVDSSVAAYLLQEQGYEVIGLFMRNWHNDDVTISKSCPWIEDSNDAMLVAQRLGIPFQVIDLSEEYKSRIVDYMFAEYEAGRTPNPDVLCNREIKFDPFLKAAGQLGADYIATGHYCRREETELNGNKVYRLLAGKDPNKDQSYFLCQLSQEQLSRALFPIGHLMKSEVRDIARSLQLETAEKKDSQGLCFVGKVRLPEFLQQQLQPKKGNIIEVMASHPQYNISVNGNWQTLGDEQLLQAVEPWKYVPEDGEVVGEHSGAHYFTIGQRKGLAVGGKAEPLFVIDTDTGLNVIYTGQSDQHPGLYRRGLFVPAGDVHWIRPDLALRPGESRTYDCRIRYRQPLERAHLYCREEGMYIVFEHTQRGVARGQFAAWYNGEELIGSGVIGG
- a CDS encoding glycosyltransferase, translated to MGRKVIIIGPAYPLRGGIANFNEALYRAYEKAGASVQIVSFSVQYPSILFPGKSQVESDSRPEPGLRIQSLIHSLNPATWLRTARYINKQKPDYVVVRFWLPFMAMSLGSVLRFLKKDIRIIALVDNAIPHEKRPGDGLLTRYFMSRPQGFVTMSKSVLNDLSRFTKSSNKCFIPHPVYDIYGEPVPMKEARDTLGLSQEDKVLLFFGFVRKYKGLNLLLDAMADPRLEAMNVKLIVAGEFYEHSGVYLNQIEQNNLTERVILHNHFIPAEDIARYFGAANMVAQTYLSATQSGVTQIAYYFGRPMLVTDVGGLAEIVPHKQAGYVCQQTAIDVADAVVDFFEQNREPEMARFVQSKAPEFSWEAMVNGIEELFSNLVSDDKK